A stretch of Pomacea canaliculata isolate SZHN2017 linkage group LG6, ASM307304v1, whole genome shotgun sequence DNA encodes these proteins:
- the LOC112565901 gene encoding pyruvate dehydrogenase E1 component subunit alpha, mitochondrial-like — translation MQIIRQMETKANEMYMERVIRGFCHLYAGEEAVAVGMEHAITKDDSVITAYRAHGWTYMRGVSVLGVMAELAGRASGCAKGKGGSMHMYCTNFYGGNGIVGAQVPLGAGIALAMKYSKKSNVCVTVYGDGAANQGQIFEAFNMAKLLNLPCIFVCENNIYGMGTSAERASANTDFYKRGDYIPGIWVDGMDVLAVKSATEFAKAFVLKNGPILLEADTYRYYGHSPADTQASYRFREEVQEVRDKRDPINQMKKRILSAELATVDDLQNIDKETGQEVKVAAERSKVDPELPVEEVFTNIYHQPPPDFHVRGCDPTINAATLKPVLKERSSLFIESVFGFN, via the exons ATGCAGATCATCCGACAAATGGAAACCAAAGCAAATGAAATGTACATGGAAAGAGTCATCCGTGGATTCTGCCATCTGTACGCTGGAGAG GAGGCAGTGGCAGTGGGTATGGAACATGCTATCACAAAGGACGATTCAGTGATCACCGCTTACCGTGCCCATGGGTGGACCTACATGCGGGGTGTCTCAGTTTTGGGCGTTATGGCAGAGCTCGCag GTAGAGCATCAGGGTGTGCTAAAGGTAAGGGAGGCTCCATGCACATGTACTGCACAAACTTCTATGGAGGGAATGGCATTGTTGGTGCCCAG GTACCACTGGGAGCAGGGATAGCCTTAGCCATGAAGTACAGCAAGAAAAGTAATGTCTGCGTGACAGTGTATGGTGATGGAGCTGCCAACCAGGGTCAGATATTTGAAGCCTTCAACATGGCCAAGTTGTTGAACTTGCCATGCATATTTGTCTGTGAAAACAACATCTATGGCATGGGCACCTCGGCAGAGCGAGCTTCTGCCAACACAGACTTCTACAAAAGAGGAGACTATATTCCAGGAATATGG GTTGATGGAATGGATGTTCTGGCTGTGAAGTCAGCGACAGAATTTGCCAAGGCATTTGTTCTCAAAAATGGTCCAATCCTTTTGGAAGCAGACACATATCGTTACTACGGCCATAGCCCAGCAGACACTCAAGCTAG CTATCGGTTTCGTGAAGAGGTTCAGGAGGTACGCGATAAACGAGATCCAATTAATCAAATGAAAAAGCGCATTCTTTCAGCTGAACTGGCTACTGTGGATGATTTACAG AATATTGACAAAGAGACTGGTCAAGAGGTAAAGGTAGCAGcagagaggtcaaaggttgatCCTGAGCTTCCAGTAGAGGAAGTATTCACAAATATCTACCACCAGCCACCTCCTGATTTCCATGTGCGAGGTTGTGACCCTACCATCAATGCAGCTACACTTAAACCAGTtctcaaagaaagaagcagTTTATTCATAGAATCAGTGTTTGGATTTAATTGA
- the LOC112566312 gene encoding ketohexokinase-like isoform X3 → MSDILGICLRSCMTIPQGQSCEENFQHSLTHPCWLIQDFMSLGVAIKGCVFSDKPCPVATVVVSQQTGSRTILFCAKRCCVQWSTRTVKDQFVKAVSDRLHEFSWIHFELRPNVDDYLQMMEKVRATQAALMTHGSDSASQTVSVEIEKPELDRLVAQHAMSLADVVFFSKDWARSQGWTDMHMAVKEAGRMCPQNTTVVCPWGDEGAAAWHKDDVITVQAVLPEKVVDTLGAGDTFIGGFLHARTMGLPLEETMRFACHVAGYKCGIEGYQGLKTFYHLLS, encoded by the exons ATGAGTGATATTTTAGGGATCTGTTTGAGGAGCTGTATGACAATACCTCAAGGTCAGAGCTGTGAGGAAAATTTCCAACATTCACTTACTCATCCATG TTGGCTGATTCAGGATTTCATGTCTCTAGGAGTGGCCATAAAGGGATGTGTCTTCAGTGACAAGCCTTGCCCTGTGGCTACTGTAGTAGTCAGCCAGCAGACTGGTAGTCGTACCATCTTATTTTGTGCAAA AAGGTGCTGTGTGCAGTGGTCAACCAGAACTGTCAAGGACCAGTTTGTAAAGGCTGTGTCAGATCGTTTGCATGAATTCAGTTGGATACATTTTGAG ctgCGCCCAAATGTGGATGACTACTTGCAGATGATGGAGAAGGTGAGAGCTACTCAGGCAGCCTTGATGACACATGGTAGTGACAGTGCATCTCAAACTGTGTCTGTGGAAATTGAAAAGCCAGAATTAGACAGACTTG TTGCACAGCATGCGATGAGTCTTGCAGATGTGGTTTTCTTCAGCAAAGACTGGGCACGCAGTCAGGGATGGACAGACATGCACATGGCAGTCAAAGAGGCAGGCAGAATGTGCCCACAGAA CACAACAGTTGTATGCCCCTGGGGAGATGAAGGGGCAGCCGCCTGGCATAAGGATGATGTCATCACTGTACAGGCAGTTTTACCTGAGAAAGTTGTTGACACTCTGGGTGCTGGGGACACATTCATTGGAGGGTTTCTGCATGCACGGACAATGGGTCTTCCGCTGGAAGAAACAATGAGGTTTGCTTGCCATGTAGCTGGTTACAAATGTGGCATAGAAGGCTATCAAGGACTGAAAACTTTTTACCATTTGTTGAGCTAA
- the LOC112565898 gene encoding pyruvate dehydrogenase E1 component subunit alpha, mitochondrial-like isoform X1, with amino-acid sequence MLTLSNVVGPPSRSWTLGLLRGCSYATEATFETRPFKLHKLENGPSTSVKITKEEALQYYRDMLVIQQMETKAHEMCMERVIRGFCHLYFRQEAVAVGVEHAITKEDAVITSHRAHGWTYMRGVSVLGIMAELAGRASGCAKGKGGSMHMYCTNFYGGNGIVGAQVPLGAGIAFAMKYSKKSNVCVTVYGDGAANQGQIFEAFNMAKLLDLPCIFVCENNLYGMGTLAERASANTDFYKRGDYIPGIWVDGVDVLAVKSATEFAKAFVLKNGPILLEASTYPRYQIYLRGDIFRSREEVLKLDEIAYEWTREPIRDMKKRILSAELATVDDLQNIDNEIRQEVKVAAERSKIDPELPVEEVYTNIYHQPPPDFRVRGCDPTIKAATR; translated from the exons ATGTTGACTTTATCAAACGTCGTGGGACCACCTTCACGCTCG TGGACTCTTGGACTTCTCCGAGGATGCAGCTATGCAACAGAAGCAACTTTTGAGACAAGG CCATTTAAGCTACACAAGTTGGAGAACGGTCCATCCACATCTGTGAAAATTACTAAGGAGGAGGCTCTACAATACTACAGAGATATGCTGGTCATCCAACAAATGGAAACCAAAGCACATGAAATGTGCATGGAAAGAGTCATCCGTGGATTCTGCCACCTGTACTTTCGACAG GAGGCAGTGGCAGTGGGTGTGGAACATGCTATCACAAAAGAAGATGCAGTGATCACCTCTCACCGTGCCCATGGGTGGACCTACATGCGGGGTGTCTCAGTTCTGGGCATTATGGCAGAGCTCGCAG GTAGAGCATCAGGGTGTGCGAAAGGTAAGGGAGGCTCCATGCACATGTACTGCACAAATTTCTATGGAGGGAATGGCATTGTTGGTGCCCAG GTTCCACTGGGAGCAGGGATAGCCTTCGCCATGAAGTACAGCAAAAAAAGCAATGTCTGCGTGACAGTGTATGGTGATGGAGCTGCCAACCAGGGTCAGATATTTGAAGCCTTCAACATGGCCAAGTTGTTGGACTTACCATGTATATTTGTCTGTGAAAACAATCTCTATGGCATGGGCACCTTGGCAGAGAGAGCTTCTGCCAACACAGACTTCTACAAAAGAGGAGACTATATTCCAGGAATATGG GTTGATGGAGTGGATGTTCTGGCTGTGAAGTCTGCAACAGAATTTGCCAAGGCATTTGTCCTCAAAAATGGTCCAATCCTTTTGGAAGCAAGCACATATCCTCGTTACCAAATCTACCTAAGGGGTGATAT TTTCAGAAGTCGTGAAGAGGTTCTGAAGTTAGATGAAATTGCATATGAATGGACACGAGAGCCAATTCGTGACATGAAAAAACGTATCCTTTCAGCTGAACTGGCTACTGTGGATGATCTACAG AATATTGACAACGAGATTCGTCAAGAGGTAAAGGTAGCAGCAGAGAGGTCAAAAATTGATCCTGAGCTTCCAGTAGAAGAAGTATACACAAATATCTACCACCAGCCACCTCCTGATTTCCGTGTGCGAGGGTGTGACCCTACCATCAAAGCAGCTACACGTTAA
- the LOC112565898 gene encoding pyruvate dehydrogenase E1 component subunit alpha, mitochondrial-like isoform X2: protein MLVIQQMETKAHEMCMERVIRGFCHLYFRQEAVAVGVEHAITKEDAVITSHRAHGWTYMRGVSVLGIMAELAGRASGCAKGKGGSMHMYCTNFYGGNGIVGAQVPLGAGIAFAMKYSKKSNVCVTVYGDGAANQGQIFEAFNMAKLLDLPCIFVCENNLYGMGTLAERASANTDFYKRGDYIPGIWVDGVDVLAVKSATEFAKAFVLKNGPILLEASTYPRYQIYLRGDIFRSREEVLKLDEIAYEWTREPIRDMKKRILSAELATVDDLQNIDNEIRQEVKVAAERSKIDPELPVEEVYTNIYHQPPPDFRVRGCDPTIKAATR from the exons ATGCTGGTCATCCAACAAATGGAAACCAAAGCACATGAAATGTGCATGGAAAGAGTCATCCGTGGATTCTGCCACCTGTACTTTCGACAG GAGGCAGTGGCAGTGGGTGTGGAACATGCTATCACAAAAGAAGATGCAGTGATCACCTCTCACCGTGCCCATGGGTGGACCTACATGCGGGGTGTCTCAGTTCTGGGCATTATGGCAGAGCTCGCAG GTAGAGCATCAGGGTGTGCGAAAGGTAAGGGAGGCTCCATGCACATGTACTGCACAAATTTCTATGGAGGGAATGGCATTGTTGGTGCCCAG GTTCCACTGGGAGCAGGGATAGCCTTCGCCATGAAGTACAGCAAAAAAAGCAATGTCTGCGTGACAGTGTATGGTGATGGAGCTGCCAACCAGGGTCAGATATTTGAAGCCTTCAACATGGCCAAGTTGTTGGACTTACCATGTATATTTGTCTGTGAAAACAATCTCTATGGCATGGGCACCTTGGCAGAGAGAGCTTCTGCCAACACAGACTTCTACAAAAGAGGAGACTATATTCCAGGAATATGG GTTGATGGAGTGGATGTTCTGGCTGTGAAGTCTGCAACAGAATTTGCCAAGGCATTTGTCCTCAAAAATGGTCCAATCCTTTTGGAAGCAAGCACATATCCTCGTTACCAAATCTACCTAAGGGGTGATAT TTTCAGAAGTCGTGAAGAGGTTCTGAAGTTAGATGAAATTGCATATGAATGGACACGAGAGCCAATTCGTGACATGAAAAAACGTATCCTTTCAGCTGAACTGGCTACTGTGGATGATCTACAG AATATTGACAACGAGATTCGTCAAGAGGTAAAGGTAGCAGCAGAGAGGTCAAAAATTGATCCTGAGCTTCCAGTAGAAGAAGTATACACAAATATCTACCACCAGCCACCTCCTGATTTCCGTGTGCGAGGGTGTGACCCTACCATCAAAGCAGCTACACGTTAA